A region of Myxococcus stipitatus DSM 14675 DNA encodes the following proteins:
- a CDS encoding acyl-CoA synthetase, which produces MFIGDWMGRGALYWPEHVAVVDTAKGAAGRFTYRDLNARAEALGGWLRDVAGVKRGDRVGLVAHNGVEYLDVLFACGKLGAIFVPYNWRLHAAELTDLVRAIRPRVLLFGEDFRDAVAQVREHVGDSLHLVSLESQGLPGATAYTQALAHRSSQPVKNDAVAEEDILCLLFTGGTTGRSKGACISYRMVAWNTLNTLVHEVRPGDVTVTHTPMFHTGGLLVYTVPLLTAGGTVVIMRRWEPEELLALIPREKVSLFFAVPTQYQQLLDSPRFASTDFSSVRFMTSGGAALPVPLIQAWQAVHAVPFKQGFGMTEFGPGIFSMGPEFAVSKAGSIGRPNYFIAAKLVDDDGREVPTGEVGELVLKGPSMCSGYFEDEAATREAIDADGWFHSGDLARVDADGFFTIAGRKKDMFISGGENVYPLELESVLYEHPAVQLCSVVGVPDAKWGEVGRAFVVLKPGAESSGDALLEHLRGRVARFKVPKRVELVERLPVSAAGKILKRELREAAIAADAPR; this is translated from the coding sequence ATGTTCATCGGAGACTGGATGGGGCGGGGCGCCCTGTACTGGCCCGAGCACGTCGCGGTGGTGGACACGGCCAAGGGCGCCGCGGGCCGCTTCACCTATCGCGACCTGAACGCGCGCGCCGAGGCGCTCGGCGGCTGGCTGCGCGACGTCGCCGGCGTGAAGCGCGGCGACCGCGTGGGCCTGGTCGCCCACAACGGCGTGGAGTACCTGGACGTCCTCTTCGCCTGCGGAAAACTGGGCGCCATCTTCGTCCCCTACAACTGGCGCCTGCACGCCGCCGAGCTCACCGACCTGGTGCGAGCCATCCGTCCGCGCGTGCTCCTCTTCGGCGAGGACTTCCGCGACGCCGTGGCCCAGGTGCGAGAGCACGTGGGGGACTCGCTCCACCTCGTCTCGCTGGAGTCCCAGGGGCTGCCCGGCGCCACCGCGTACACGCAGGCGCTGGCGCACCGCTCCTCCCAGCCCGTGAAGAACGACGCGGTGGCCGAGGAGGACATCCTCTGCCTGCTCTTCACGGGTGGCACCACGGGCCGCTCGAAGGGCGCGTGCATCAGCTACCGGATGGTGGCGTGGAACACGCTCAACACGCTGGTGCACGAGGTGCGCCCCGGCGACGTCACGGTGACGCACACGCCCATGTTCCACACGGGCGGGCTGCTGGTCTACACCGTGCCGCTGCTCACCGCGGGCGGCACCGTGGTCATCATGCGCCGCTGGGAGCCGGAGGAGCTGCTCGCGCTCATCCCTCGCGAGAAGGTGTCGCTCTTCTTCGCGGTGCCCACGCAGTATCAGCAGTTGCTCGACTCGCCGCGCTTCGCGAGCACCGACTTCTCCTCCGTGCGCTTCATGACCAGCGGGGGCGCGGCGCTGCCAGTGCCGCTCATCCAGGCGTGGCAGGCCGTGCACGCGGTGCCCTTCAAGCAGGGCTTCGGCATGACGGAGTTCGGCCCGGGAATCTTCAGCATGGGGCCTGAGTTCGCGGTGTCGAAGGCGGGCTCCATCGGCCGCCCCAACTACTTCATCGCCGCGAAGCTGGTGGACGACGACGGCCGCGAGGTGCCGACGGGCGAGGTGGGTGAGCTCGTCCTCAAGGGGCCCTCGATGTGCTCGGGCTACTTCGAGGACGAGGCCGCCACGCGCGAGGCCATCGACGCGGATGGCTGGTTCCACTCGGGGGACCTGGCGCGCGTGGACGCGGACGGGTTCTTCACCATCGCGGGCCGCAAGAAGGACATGTTCATCTCCGGCGGAGAGAACGTGTACCCGCTGGAGCTGGAGTCGGTGCTCTACGAGCACCCCGCGGTGCAGCTGTGCTCGGTCGTCGGCGTGCCCGACGCGAAGTGGGGCGAGGTGGGCCGCGCCTTCGTGGTGCTCAAGCCGGGCGCGGAGTCCTCCGGGGATGCGCTGCTCGAGCACCTGCGCGGCCGGGTGGCGCGCTTCAAGGTGCCCAAGCGGGTGGAGTTGGTGGAGCGCCTGCCGGTGTCCGCGGCGGGGAAGATTCTCAAGCGAGAGCTGCGCGAGGCGGCCATCGCCGCCGACGCACCGCGCTGA
- a CDS encoding alpha/beta fold hydrolase → MSSSRAFTALLVTAGLSSAGCVRSYASESALSFKDLDYSTEGTKQPWPVHRVALPDVSARYSLGTALHVSYVDLPAASPEAKTVVFVHGLGSYLKFWRAQLDVFHAQGYRVIALDLPGYGKSDKPATFPYTMEAMADVVLELTRVLGVEKPVLMGHSMGGQTSLSFAIRYPESLSALVLVSPAGFEKFTWKEKAWFARVMSADFIKYAPEANIWGSVRQGNFMHWRPQLEWLIEERVRLAKTPEFDAYAYANVRTVRGLAHNDFVRDNLGHVTVPTLIVYGTDDRLIPNPFLHGGETRDIMEFGASNIPTASLVPMKGCGHTVQLDCPEPFNEVALAFVKDPASARPFVEKAREDKTPKPGEPAPVPGAPGTQPSPMPQQQDAPAPADGPRP, encoded by the coding sequence ATGAGCTCCTCCCGCGCTTTCACCGCCCTGCTCGTCACGGCCGGGCTGTCCTCCGCTGGTTGCGTGCGCTCGTATGCCAGTGAGTCCGCGCTGTCCTTCAAGGACCTGGACTACTCCACCGAGGGCACGAAGCAGCCCTGGCCCGTGCACCGCGTGGCGCTGCCGGATGTCTCCGCCCGCTACAGCCTGGGCACCGCGCTGCATGTCTCCTACGTGGACCTGCCCGCCGCGTCGCCGGAGGCGAAGACGGTGGTCTTCGTGCACGGCCTGGGCTCCTACCTGAAGTTCTGGCGCGCGCAGCTGGATGTCTTCCATGCGCAGGGCTACCGCGTCATCGCGCTGGACCTGCCCGGCTATGGCAAGTCCGACAAGCCGGCCACGTTCCCGTACACCATGGAGGCCATGGCGGATGTGGTTCTGGAATTGACGCGCGTGCTCGGCGTGGAGAAGCCCGTCCTCATGGGCCACTCCATGGGCGGGCAGACGTCGCTGTCGTTCGCCATCCGCTACCCGGAGTCGCTCAGCGCGCTGGTGCTGGTGTCTCCGGCCGGCTTCGAGAAGTTCACCTGGAAGGAGAAGGCGTGGTTCGCGCGGGTGATGAGCGCGGACTTCATCAAGTACGCGCCGGAGGCGAACATCTGGGGCAGCGTGCGGCAGGGCAACTTCATGCACTGGCGCCCCCAGCTCGAGTGGCTCATCGAGGAGCGCGTGCGGCTGGCGAAGACGCCCGAGTTCGACGCCTACGCCTACGCCAACGTCCGCACCGTGCGGGGCCTGGCCCACAACGACTTCGTGCGCGACAACCTGGGCCACGTCACCGTGCCCACGCTCATCGTCTACGGCACGGATGACCGGCTCATCCCCAACCCGTTCCTCCACGGCGGAGAGACGCGCGACATCATGGAGTTCGGCGCGTCGAACATCCCCACCGCGTCGCTGGTGCCGATGAAGGGCTGCGGCCACACCGTGCAGCTCGACTGCCCGGAGCCCTTCAACGAGGTGGCGCTCGCGTTCGTGAAGGACCCGGCCTCCGCGCGGCCCTTCGTGGAGAAGGCCCGCGAGGACAAGACGCCGAAGCCGGGCGAGCCCGCGCCCGTGCCCGGTGCGCCGGGCACCCAGCCTTCGCCCATGCCCCAGCAGCAGGACGCACCCGCGCCCGCGGATGGCCCTCGGCCGTGA
- a CDS encoding TetR/AcrR family transcriptional regulator, which translates to MNRPSTSPDRSGPVTPRGQRTRAKLLKAAESVFGEKGYESASIADITRKSGVALGTFYVYFPDKQSIFIEVVDDLGTRLRRLIGDSTSRCDNRMDVEREGLRTFFQFVRQHPNLYRVVRQAEFVDTDCYRRYYDRFAKGYVTGLSNAMDAGEVRRMDPETLAYCLMGIGDFLGMRWVLWEEDPGLERVLDTAMSLIRHGLDSRPAPAARNGVKATSKATAAASKTAKTPKKNTLRPARRPARSARS; encoded by the coding sequence ATGAATCGGCCTTCAACTTCTCCAGACCGCTCCGGACCCGTCACCCCGCGAGGACAGCGGACGCGTGCGAAGCTGCTGAAGGCCGCGGAGTCGGTCTTCGGAGAGAAGGGCTACGAGAGCGCGTCCATCGCGGACATCACCCGCAAGAGCGGCGTGGCGCTCGGCACGTTCTACGTCTACTTCCCCGACAAGCAGTCCATCTTCATCGAAGTCGTCGACGACCTGGGCACGCGCCTGCGCCGCCTCATCGGTGACTCCACCTCCCGCTGCGACAACCGCATGGACGTGGAGCGCGAGGGCCTGCGCACCTTCTTCCAGTTCGTCCGCCAGCACCCCAACCTCTACCGCGTCGTGCGCCAGGCCGAGTTCGTCGACACCGACTGCTACCGCCGCTACTACGACCGCTTCGCCAAGGGCTACGTCACCGGCCTCTCCAACGCCATGGACGCGGGCGAAGTGCGCCGCATGGACCCGGAGACGCTCGCCTACTGCCTGATGGGCATCGGCGACTTCCTGGGCATGCGCTGGGTGCTGTGGGAGGAGGACCCGGGCCTGGAGCGCGTGCTCGACACCGCGATGAGCCTCATCCGCCACGGCCTGGACTCGCGGCCCGCCCCCGCTGCCCGCAACGGCGTGAAGGCCACCTCCAAGGCCACCGCCGCCGCGTCCAAGACCGCCAAGACCCCGAAGAAGAACACGTTGCGTCCCGCGCGCCGTCCGGCGCGGAGCGCCCGGAGCTGA
- a CDS encoding 3-oxoacyl-ACP synthase III family protein, with protein sequence MRYAQILSTGRYVPEKVLTNADVEKLLGESVDEWLQQNVGIKQRHVMADSQATSDLCVAAARQALERSGTKPEELDLIIVATDTPDYLSPATSSVVQAKLGAVNAGTYDLNCACAGWVTALDVGSKTIAADDSYRRILVVGAYAMTRYVNWKDKKTCTLFADGAGAVVLGAGDKPGFMGAKLLANGEYHDALGIYTGGTNRPATAETLPLTDGKPAVQFVRKFPATFNTERWPMLLDQLLRKQSQTLDDVKLFVFTQLNLRTIEATMKVLGQPMEKAHYTMDKWGYTGSACIPMTLDDAVVQGKVRRGDLVAFCASGGGLAMASALYRWTA encoded by the coding sequence ATGCGATACGCGCAGATCCTCTCCACCGGCCGTTACGTCCCCGAGAAGGTCCTCACCAACGCGGACGTCGAGAAGCTCCTCGGCGAGTCCGTGGACGAGTGGCTCCAGCAGAACGTGGGCATCAAGCAGCGCCACGTCATGGCCGACTCCCAGGCCACCAGTGACTTGTGCGTCGCCGCCGCCCGCCAGGCGCTGGAGCGCTCCGGGACGAAGCCGGAGGAGCTGGACCTCATCATCGTCGCCACCGACACGCCCGACTACCTCAGCCCCGCGACGTCCTCCGTGGTGCAGGCCAAGCTGGGCGCCGTCAACGCCGGCACGTATGACCTCAACTGCGCGTGCGCGGGCTGGGTGACGGCGCTGGACGTGGGCTCCAAGACGATTGCCGCGGACGACAGCTACCGCCGCATCCTCGTCGTGGGCGCGTACGCGATGACGCGCTACGTGAACTGGAAGGACAAGAAGACCTGCACCCTGTTCGCCGACGGCGCGGGCGCGGTGGTGCTGGGCGCCGGCGACAAGCCCGGCTTCATGGGCGCCAAGCTCCTGGCCAACGGCGAGTACCACGACGCGCTCGGCATCTACACCGGTGGGACGAATCGCCCCGCCACCGCGGAGACGCTGCCCCTCACGGACGGCAAGCCCGCCGTGCAGTTCGTCCGCAAGTTCCCCGCGACCTTCAACACCGAGCGCTGGCCCATGCTCCTGGACCAGCTCCTCAGGAAGCAGTCGCAGACGCTGGACGACGTGAAGCTGTTCGTCTTCACCCAGCTCAACCTGCGCACCATCGAGGCCACCATGAAGGTGCTGGGCCAGCCCATGGAAAAGGCCCACTACACGATGGACAAGTGGGGCTACACCGGCTCGGCCTGCATCCCGATGACGCTCGATGATGCCGTCGTCCAGGGCAAGGTGCGGCGCGGTGACCTGGTCGCCTTCTGTGCCAGCGGCGGTGGTCTCGCCATGGCCTCCGCCCTCTATCGCTGGACGGCCTGA
- a CDS encoding TraB/GumN family protein, with product MKRPSFLPLTLLLVALLGAGCASTPAARKYVPVDSGNAFLWEVKDSRGGVAYLVGSIHMGKPGALALPAAMEAAFTKSEVLAVEVDTTRTDPTEMQKLVRELGTFPEGQSLSQRLDPSTRELLDRAATRLGVSAQGLERLRPWLAGLLLNNLEFQAAGYQQGHGVDRAFLDRAHGLQKQVLELETADGQLRMLAGTPDKLQDLMLRDQLRREQGPAEIVEALTSAWRAGDADGMASLLLEGAKDSTYRPVYERVFFERNVQMAHKLEALLTEPRVHLVVVGAGHVVGPEGIVALLQKKGHTVRQLPRDTTP from the coding sequence ATGAAGCGCCCGTCGTTCCTCCCACTGACCCTGCTCCTCGTCGCGTTGCTCGGCGCGGGCTGCGCTTCCACGCCCGCCGCGCGGAAGTACGTCCCCGTCGACTCCGGCAACGCCTTCCTGTGGGAAGTGAAGGACTCACGCGGCGGCGTCGCGTACCTCGTCGGCTCCATCCACATGGGCAAGCCCGGCGCCCTCGCCCTCCCCGCCGCCATGGAGGCCGCCTTCACCAAGTCCGAGGTGCTCGCCGTCGAGGTCGACACCACCCGCACCGACCCGACCGAGATGCAGAAGCTCGTGCGCGAGCTGGGCACCTTCCCCGAAGGCCAGAGCCTCTCCCAACGTCTGGACCCCAGCACCCGCGAGCTCCTGGACCGCGCCGCCACCCGCCTGGGAGTCTCCGCCCAGGGGCTCGAGCGGCTGCGCCCCTGGCTCGCGGGCCTCCTGCTCAACAACCTGGAGTTCCAGGCCGCGGGCTACCAACAGGGCCACGGCGTCGACCGCGCCTTCCTCGACCGCGCCCACGGACTCCAGAAGCAGGTGCTGGAGCTGGAGACCGCGGACGGACAGCTCCGCATGCTCGCGGGCACGCCCGACAAGCTCCAGGACCTCATGCTCCGCGACCAGCTCCGCCGCGAGCAGGGCCCCGCTGAAATCGTCGAGGCCCTCACCTCCGCCTGGAGGGCCGGCGACGCGGACGGCATGGCCAGCCTCCTGCTCGAAGGCGCCAAGGACTCCACCTACCGCCCCGTCTACGAGCGCGTCTTCTTCGAGCGCAATGTCCAGATGGCCCACAAGCTCGAGGCCCTGCTCACCGAGCCCCGCGTCCACCTGGTCGTCGTCGGCGCCGGACACGTCGTCGGCCCCGAGGGCATCGTCGCCCTCCTCCAGAAGAAGGGCCACACCGTGCGCCAGCTCCCGCGCGACACCACGCCGTAG
- a CDS encoding lipase — protein MRLRHSLFLMGPLLVGALSGCGQGVEEPTSEPLATVESPVVSTAGLTPHFRTWLTANGYDSYDFARADLVGGSHGGKASATDTVVNTPVIFIHGNSDKAVGTGTAGQSGWNASLEYFLANGYKPSELYATTWGPADVMQTAVQYHSKTNVMKVRKFIEAVKAYTGATKVDIITHSMGVTLARKALMGGPANDSANGGAYNVGPSLSGSVDTFVGIAGANLGLTSCYQTGPSTPTCGATNGLYPGYLYFGVVLGRSAYLDDLRSQSSYEGDYRYTIYSTADEIIGYGGIVYGQYTSRIPGQTGEKVYSAYPYGHFNSKDLTAAVQYSMVRSHTIP, from the coding sequence GGCGCTCTCTCCGGCTGCGGACAGGGCGTCGAAGAGCCCACGTCCGAGCCTCTCGCCACCGTCGAATCCCCCGTCGTCTCCACCGCCGGCCTCACGCCGCACTTCCGCACGTGGCTCACCGCCAACGGCTATGACAGCTACGACTTCGCCCGAGCCGACCTCGTCGGTGGCAGTCACGGCGGCAAGGCGAGCGCCACCGACACGGTGGTGAACACACCCGTCATCTTCATCCACGGCAACTCGGACAAGGCGGTGGGCACCGGCACGGCGGGCCAGTCCGGCTGGAATGCCTCCCTCGAGTACTTCCTCGCCAACGGCTACAAGCCCAGCGAGTTGTACGCGACGACGTGGGGCCCGGCCGACGTGATGCAGACGGCGGTCCAGTACCACTCGAAGACGAACGTGATGAAGGTGCGCAAGTTCATCGAGGCCGTGAAGGCATACACGGGCGCGACGAAGGTGGACATCATCACCCACTCCATGGGCGTGACGCTCGCGCGCAAGGCCCTCATGGGCGGCCCCGCGAACGACTCCGCCAATGGCGGCGCGTACAACGTGGGCCCCTCGCTCTCGGGCTCCGTGGACACCTTCGTCGGCATCGCCGGCGCCAACCTGGGCCTCACGTCCTGCTACCAGACGGGCCCGTCCACGCCGACGTGCGGCGCCACCAACGGCCTGTATCCGGGCTACCTCTACTTCGGCGTGGTGCTGGGCCGCTCCGCGTACCTGGACGACCTGCGCTCGCAGAGCAGCTACGAGGGCGACTACCGCTACACCATCTACTCCACGGCCGATGAAATCATCGGCTACGGCGGCATCGTGTACGGCCAGTACACCTCCCGCATCCCGGGCCAGACGGGAGAGAAGGTGTACTCGGCCTATCCCTACGGGCACTTCAACTCGAAGGACCTGACGGCCGCGGTGCAGTACAGCATGGTGCGCAGCCACACCATTCCGTAG
- a CDS encoding MFS transporter — protein MAFLDTRRSFLFRPESRQTHHGATPSVASMTSATPHVDPRLESLGGRSVLFLATAAGVATATSYVVQPELTRIAADLGASLESTSTAAGLPILGYMFGLALLVPLVDRLPARQLVPIQLAVLSLSLALAAIATNVYAFGAALLVSGICASTGAQMSTLAGKHSPTETRGRALGSVTAGISAGVLFGRAVGGGLADGIGWRAMLVIVAGACLVCAAGSRAILPGAAQRRDQPYLATLAAMPRLLRTYPELSVAAVSGALWFFAFSLIWMGLSLALALPPLNLSPTVIGLYSLAGVSGIFATRVAGQLADRFGSRPVVFAGLALALACTFAMAPALSSAPLMLLALALFDTGLFAAQVANQRRVLSIEPLQPARFNSVYMVVYFIGGSLGTALAGTIVSLFGWPAAAVTAAFALTAAGALYMRQEPRGAD, from the coding sequence GTGGCGTTCCTCGACACGCGACGCTCGTTTCTGTTCAGGCCCGAATCCCGCCAGACGCATCATGGCGCCACGCCTAGCGTCGCGAGCATGACTTCAGCAACCCCTCATGTTGACCCGCGCCTCGAAAGCCTTGGTGGAAGAAGCGTCCTGTTCCTCGCGACAGCGGCTGGCGTGGCCACGGCGACGAGCTACGTCGTCCAGCCGGAGCTCACCCGCATCGCCGCAGATCTCGGCGCGTCGCTCGAATCGACGAGCACGGCGGCGGGCCTGCCCATCCTGGGATACATGTTCGGACTGGCGCTGCTGGTGCCCCTGGTGGATCGCCTTCCCGCCCGACAACTGGTGCCCATCCAGCTCGCCGTCCTGAGCCTGTCCCTCGCGCTCGCCGCCATCGCCACGAACGTCTACGCCTTTGGCGCCGCGCTCCTGGTCTCGGGGATCTGCGCGAGCACCGGCGCCCAGATGAGCACCCTGGCCGGCAAACACTCGCCCACCGAAACGCGGGGACGCGCGCTGGGAAGCGTCACGGCCGGGATATCAGCAGGCGTGCTTTTCGGCCGGGCCGTCGGGGGCGGGCTGGCCGATGGAATCGGCTGGCGCGCCATGCTGGTGATTGTTGCCGGCGCCTGCCTGGTTTGCGCGGCGGGGAGCAGGGCCATTCTTCCCGGAGCAGCTCAACGCCGAGATCAACCCTACCTCGCCACCCTGGCTGCCATGCCGCGATTGCTGCGGACCTACCCCGAGCTGAGCGTAGCGGCCGTGTCCGGGGCTCTGTGGTTCTTCGCCTTCAGCTTGATCTGGATGGGCCTGTCCCTGGCGCTCGCCTTGCCGCCGCTCAACCTGTCGCCGACCGTCATCGGCCTCTACTCGCTCGCAGGCGTGTCGGGAATCTTCGCGACCCGAGTGGCGGGACAACTGGCGGACAGGTTCGGAAGCCGCCCGGTCGTGTTCGCCGGCCTGGCGCTGGCCCTCGCCTGCACATTCGCGATGGCGCCCGCCCTCAGCTCCGCCCCCCTCATGCTCTTGGCCTTGGCGCTGTTCGACACGGGCCTGTTTGCCGCCCAGGTCGCCAACCAGCGCCGGGTCCTGAGCATCGAACCGCTGCAGCCGGCCCGATTCAACAGCGTCTACATGGTTGTCTATTTTATCGGCGGGAGTCTCGGCACGGCCCTGGCCGGCACCATCGTCTCGCTCTTCGGCTGGCCCGCCGCCGCGGTCACCGCGGCCTTTGCCCTCACGGCCGCTGGCGCCCTCTACATGAGGCAGGAGCCCCGCGGGGCCGACTGA